Proteins from a single region of Burkholderiales bacterium:
- a CDS encoding Stp1/IreP family PP2C-type Ser/Thr phosphatase codes for MTDRVDLDVASLSHPGMVRSHNEDTVFADPAAGIVILADGMGGYNAGEVASGIAVNVVSGGMLPELSSGRELSKVDSQSGLSHAALLLQQQIAAANKGIYDAAQARPECAGMGTTIVAAVFFGNRVSIGHIGDSRCYRLRGEKFEQLTHDHSLLQEQIDSGQITAEQAKYSLNKNLVTRALGIEAIVPADIAEYRLEPNDIYLLCSDGLTDMVDPDMVQTVVDEKRGELALAAAELIDLANQNGGRDNVSVILVRVPPEFLPSTGWAQRFLARKKAG; via the coding sequence ATGACCGACCGCGTCGACCTCGACGTAGCCTCCCTGTCGCACCCGGGGATGGTGCGCTCGCACAACGAGGACACGGTCTTCGCCGATCCGGCCGCGGGCATCGTGATCCTGGCCGACGGCATGGGCGGCTACAACGCGGGCGAGGTGGCGAGCGGCATCGCGGTGAACGTCGTGTCCGGCGGCATGCTGCCCGAACTCTCGTCGGGTCGCGAACTGTCGAAAGTGGATTCCCAGTCGGGGCTTTCGCATGCCGCGCTCCTGCTGCAGCAGCAGATCGCGGCCGCCAACAAGGGCATCTACGACGCGGCCCAGGCGCGGCCGGAGTGCGCCGGCATGGGCACGACGATCGTCGCGGCCGTCTTCTTCGGCAACCGCGTGTCGATCGGCCACATCGGCGACTCGCGCTGCTATCGGTTGCGCGGCGAGAAGTTCGAGCAGCTCACCCACGATCACTCGCTCCTGCAGGAGCAGATCGACAGCGGGCAGATCACGGCGGAGCAGGCGAAGTACTCGCTCAACAAGAATCTCGTGACGCGCGCGCTCGGCATCGAGGCGATCGTGCCCGCGGACATCGCCGAATACCGGCTGGAGCCCAACGACATCTACCTGCTGTGCTCCGACGGCCTGACCGACATGGTCGATCCGGACATGGTGCAGACCGTGGTCGACGAGAAGCGCGGCGAACTCGCCCTCGCCGCCGCGGAACTGATCGACCTCGCGAACCAGAACGGCGGGCGCGACAACGTGTCGGTGATCCTCGTGCGGGTACCGCCCGAGTTCCTCCCGTCGACCGGCTGGGCGCAGCGTTTCCTCGCCCGGAAGAAGGCCGGCTGA
- a CDS encoding TerC family protein: MEFGSPQFWLAGVEIIVINILLSGDNAVVIALACRNLPETQRKWGVIWGAAGAVVLRIVLTFFAVALLDLPWLKVVGAILLLWIGVKLIAEDDGGGHGEVKASSRLMGAVRTIIVADLVMSLDNVIGVAAAAKGDTFLLVFGLLISIPLVVAGSQLILKAIERLPILVVAGGGLLGYVAGEMAVSDHAVEGWIGAHAHWLHWALPVACIALVVGAAHILKLRRGEPPDPAPG; encoded by the coding sequence GTGGAATTCGGGTCGCCCCAGTTCTGGCTGGCGGGCGTCGAGATCATCGTCATCAACATCCTGTTGTCGGGCGACAACGCGGTGGTGATCGCGCTCGCCTGCCGCAACCTTCCCGAGACGCAGCGCAAGTGGGGCGTGATCTGGGGCGCGGCCGGCGCCGTCGTCCTGCGGATCGTCCTCACGTTCTTCGCGGTCGCGCTGCTCGACCTCCCTTGGCTCAAGGTGGTCGGCGCCATCCTGCTCCTGTGGATCGGCGTCAAGCTGATCGCCGAGGACGACGGCGGCGGCCACGGCGAGGTGAAGGCGAGCAGCCGCCTGATGGGCGCCGTGCGCACGATCATCGTCGCGGACCTCGTGATGAGCCTCGACAACGTGATCGGCGTCGCGGCGGCGGCGAAGGGGGACACCTTCCTGCTCGTGTTCGGTCTGCTGATTTCGATCCCGCTGGTCGTCGCGGGGAGCCAGTTGATCCTGAAGGCGATCGAGCGCCTGCCGATCCTCGTGGTCGCGGGCGGAGGGCTCCTGGGCTACGTCGCGGGCGAGATGGCGGTCTCCGACCATGCGGTCGAGGGCTGGATTGGTGCGCACGCCCACTGGCTGCACTGGGCGCTGCCCGTCGCCTGCATCGCCCTGGTGGTGGGCGCCGCGCACATCCTGAAGCTCCGCCGCGGCGAGCCGCCGGACCCCGCCCCGGGATGA
- the sucD gene encoding succinate--CoA ligase subunit alpha: protein MSILINQHSKVITQGITGKTGAFHTRMCREYANGKACYVAGVNPKKAGEDFEGIPIYATVADAKAATGATVSVIYVPPPFAAAAIDEAVDAGLDLVVCITEGIPVRDMIRTRDRMKGSKTLLLGPNCPGVITPDELKIGIMPGHIHKKGRIGVVSRSGTLTYEAVGQLTELGLGQSSAVGIGGDPVNGLKHVDVLRLFNDDPGTDAVVMIGEIGGSDEETAAVWAKANMKKPIVGFIAGVTAPPGKRMGHAGAIISGGKGTAQEKLAVMEACGIKVTKNPAEMGKLLKSVL, encoded by the coding sequence ATGTCGATCCTGATCAACCAGCACAGCAAGGTGATCACGCAGGGGATCACCGGCAAGACCGGCGCCTTCCACACGCGCATGTGTCGCGAGTACGCGAACGGGAAGGCCTGCTACGTCGCCGGCGTCAACCCGAAGAAGGCCGGCGAGGACTTCGAGGGCATCCCGATCTACGCGACGGTGGCCGACGCGAAGGCGGCGACCGGCGCGACCGTCAGCGTGATCTACGTGCCGCCGCCGTTCGCCGCGGCGGCGATCGACGAGGCGGTCGACGCGGGACTCGACCTCGTCGTGTGCATCACCGAGGGCATCCCGGTGCGCGACATGATCCGCACGCGCGACCGGATGAAGGGGTCGAAGACCCTGCTGCTCGGCCCGAACTGCCCGGGCGTGATCACGCCCGACGAGCTGAAGATCGGCATCATGCCCGGCCACATCCACAAGAAGGGCCGCATCGGCGTGGTGTCGCGCTCCGGCACGCTCACCTACGAGGCGGTCGGACAGCTCACCGAACTCGGGCTCGGCCAGTCGAGCGCGGTCGGCATCGGCGGCGACCCGGTCAACGGCCTCAAGCACGTCGACGTGCTGCGCCTGTTCAACGACGACCCGGGCACCGACGCGGTCGTCATGATCGGCGAGATCGGCGGCAGCGACGAGGAAACGGCCGCCGTGTGGGCGAAGGCGAACATGAAGAAGCCGATCGTCGGCTTCATCGCCGGCGTCACGGCGCCGCCGGGCAAACGCATGGGCCACGCGGGCGCGATCATCTCCGGCGGCAAGGGCACCGCGCAGGAGAAGCTCGCGGTGATGGAGGCCTGCGGCATCAAGGTCACGAAGAATCCCGCGGAGATGGGGAAGCTCCTGAAGTCGGTGCTGTAG
- the sucC gene encoding ADP-forming succinate--CoA ligase subunit beta yields the protein MKIHEYQGKEIFRRFGLSVPRGIPAFSVDDAVRAAKSLPGPVWVVKAQIHAGGRGKGGGVKLARSPDEVRKLAGEILGMQLKTHQTGPGGQKVRRLLIEDGAAIAKELYVGMVVDRVTQRVALMASSEGGMDIEEVAAKTPEKIVRVFIDPKTGLSDAEADQVARKIGIPDASVPAARAMLAGLYRVFDETDASLAEINPMILTDDGRVVALDAKLNFDANALFRHPDIVEMRDLDEEDPAEIEASKFDLSYISLDGDIGCLVNGAGLAMATMDTIKLYGGEPANFLDVGGGATAEKVTEAFKIMLRNPHLKAILVNIFGGIMKCDTIAEGVVAASRAVALKVPLVVRMKGTNEELGRRILAESGLPIISANNMAEAAEKVVAAARGR from the coding sequence GTGAAAATCCACGAGTACCAGGGCAAGGAGATCTTCCGCCGGTTCGGCCTTTCGGTCCCGCGCGGCATCCCGGCGTTCTCGGTCGACGACGCGGTGCGCGCGGCGAAGTCGCTGCCCGGGCCGGTGTGGGTGGTCAAGGCGCAGATCCACGCCGGCGGCCGCGGCAAGGGCGGCGGCGTCAAGCTCGCGCGTTCGCCCGACGAGGTGCGCAAGCTCGCCGGCGAGATCCTCGGGATGCAGTTGAAGACCCACCAGACCGGCCCCGGGGGCCAGAAGGTGCGCCGGCTCCTGATCGAGGACGGCGCGGCGATCGCGAAGGAACTCTACGTCGGCATGGTCGTCGACCGCGTCACGCAGCGCGTGGCGCTGATGGCGAGTTCCGAGGGCGGGATGGACATCGAAGAGGTCGCCGCGAAGACGCCGGAGAAGATCGTTCGCGTCTTCATCGACCCGAAGACCGGGCTCTCCGACGCGGAGGCCGACCAAGTCGCGCGCAAGATCGGCATCCCCGACGCGAGCGTGCCCGCCGCGCGCGCGATGCTCGCCGGGCTCTACCGCGTGTTCGACGAGACCGACGCCTCGCTCGCCGAGATCAACCCGATGATCCTCACCGACGACGGCCGCGTCGTCGCGCTCGACGCCAAGCTCAACTTCGACGCGAACGCGCTCTTCCGCCATCCCGACATCGTCGAGATGCGCGATCTGGACGAGGAGGATCCCGCGGAGATCGAGGCCTCGAAGTTCGACCTCTCCTACATTTCGCTCGACGGCGACATCGGCTGCCTCGTCAACGGCGCCGGACTCGCGATGGCGACGATGGACACGATCAAGCTCTACGGCGGCGAGCCGGCGAACTTCCTCGACGTCGGCGGCGGCGCGACCGCCGAGAAGGTCACCGAGGCGTTCAAGATCATGCTGCGGAATCCGCACCTGAAGGCGATCCTCGTCAACATCTTCGGCGGCATCATGAAGTGCGACACCATCGCCGAGGGCGTCGTGGCCGCCTCGCGGGCGGTCGCGCTGAAGGTCCCGCTGGTCGTGCGGATGAAGGGCACGAACGAGGAACTCGGGCGCAGGATCCTCGCCGAGTCGGGCCTGCCGATCATCTCGGCCAACAACATGGCGGAAGCGGCGGAAAAGGTCGTCGCCGCCGCGCGCGGGCGCTGA
- a CDS encoding DUF2889 domain-containing protein: MALTPPVPRALLHTRSVVCEGYRREDGRFDLEARLVDTKPAPYRLMTGVRAPGEPIHDMWLRVTIDRDYTIHAVEASMPATPYPGGCEAIEAGYARLVGANLIKGFRGVVKDRLGSVRGCSHLTELAGHLPTAAVQMFASLVPEDDGRHKPFQLDRCHALESHTDTVRRWYPKWYRGAA, from the coding sequence ATGGCCCTGACCCCGCCGGTTCCGCGCGCCCTGCTGCACACCCGTAGCGTCGTCTGCGAAGGCTATCGCCGCGAGGACGGGCGCTTCGACCTCGAGGCGCGCCTGGTCGACACCAAACCCGCGCCCTACCGGCTGATGACCGGCGTGCGCGCGCCGGGCGAGCCGATCCACGACATGTGGCTGCGCGTGACGATCGATCGCGACTACACGATCCACGCGGTCGAGGCCTCGATGCCGGCGACGCCGTATCCGGGCGGCTGCGAGGCGATCGAGGCCGGGTATGCCCGCCTCGTCGGTGCGAATCTCATCAAGGGGTTTCGCGGTGTCGTCAAGGACCGGCTGGGCAGCGTGCGCGGCTGCTCGCACCTGACCGAACTCGCCGGACACCTGCCGACGGCGGCGGTGCAGATGTTCGCGAGCCTCGTGCCCGAGGACGACGGACGCCACAAGCCGTTCCAGCTCGACCGCTGCCACGCGCTCGAGTCGCACACGGACACCGTGCGTCGCTGGTACCCGAAGTGGTACCGGGGCGCCGCCTGA
- the glpK gene encoding glycerol kinase GlpK → MPHVLALDQGTTSSRAIVFDGSGAVRATAQREFRQIYPQGGWVEHDATEIWATQSGVLHEAIAKAGVAARDIAAIGITNQRETTLLWERATGRPVAHAIVWQDRRTAPMCDALREAGHANAFLAKTGLVLDAYFSGTKLRWLLDHVPDARERARRGELAFGTIDSWLLWNLTGGRVHATDASNASRTLLYDIHRGVWDDELCALLDVPREVLPAVVPSSGVCGETTIGGVAVPIAGIAGDQQAALFGQACHAPGLAKNTYGTGCFLLMNTGTRPVASSNRLLTTVAWSRNGTTEYALEGSVFIGGAVVQWLRDGLRIIRHASEVGALAASVPDNGGVVLVPAFAGLGAPHWDPYARGAVFGLTRGASGAHLARAALEAIALQSRDVLVAMQKDSGIALSGLRVDGGAAANDLLMQIQADVLGVPVVRPKVLETTALGAACLAGLAVGTWKDAAEVAANWQVDRAFEPSMPRDRVDALVALWQKAVERSKDWA, encoded by the coding sequence ATGCCCCACGTTCTCGCCCTCGACCAGGGCACCACGAGTTCGCGCGCGATCGTGTTCGACGGGAGCGGCGCGGTGCGCGCGACCGCGCAGCGGGAGTTCCGCCAGATCTATCCGCAGGGCGGCTGGGTCGAGCACGACGCGACCGAGATCTGGGCGACGCAGTCGGGCGTGCTGCACGAGGCGATCGCGAAAGCCGGCGTCGCGGCGCGCGACATCGCCGCGATCGGCATCACCAACCAGCGCGAGACGACGCTCCTGTGGGAGCGCGCGACCGGCCGGCCGGTCGCCCACGCGATCGTCTGGCAGGACCGCCGCACCGCGCCGATGTGCGACGCGCTGCGCGAGGCGGGCCACGCGAACGCCTTCCTCGCGAAGACCGGGCTCGTGCTCGACGCCTACTTCTCGGGCACCAAGCTCAGGTGGCTGCTCGACCACGTTCCCGACGCGCGCGAGCGCGCGCGCCGCGGCGAACTCGCGTTCGGCACGATCGACAGTTGGCTCCTGTGGAACCTCACCGGTGGCCGCGTGCACGCGACCGACGCGTCGAACGCGAGCCGCACGCTCCTCTACGACATCCACCGCGGCGTCTGGGACGACGAACTCTGCGCGCTCCTCGACGTGCCGCGCGAGGTGCTGCCCGCGGTCGTGCCGTCCTCGGGCGTGTGCGGCGAGACCACGATCGGCGGCGTCGCGGTCCCGATCGCGGGCATCGCGGGCGACCAGCAGGCGGCGCTCTTCGGGCAGGCCTGCCACGCGCCGGGGCTCGCGAAGAACACCTACGGCACCGGCTGCTTCCTGCTGATGAACACCGGCACGCGACCGGTCGCCTCGTCGAACCGGCTCCTCACCACGGTCGCGTGGTCGCGCAACGGCACGACCGAGTACGCGCTCGAAGGCTCGGTGTTCATCGGCGGCGCCGTCGTGCAGTGGCTGCGCGACGGGTTGCGGATCATCCGGCACGCGAGCGAGGTGGGCGCGCTCGCGGCGAGCGTTCCCGACAACGGCGGCGTCGTGCTGGTGCCTGCGTTCGCCGGGCTGGGCGCTCCGCACTGGGATCCGTACGCGCGCGGCGCGGTCTTCGGGCTCACGCGCGGCGCGAGCGGCGCGCATCTTGCCCGCGCGGCGCTGGAGGCGATCGCGCTGCAGAGCCGCGACGTGCTCGTCGCGATGCAGAAGGACTCGGGCATCGCGCTCTCGGGCCTGCGCGTCGACGGCGGCGCGGCCGCGAACGACCTCCTGATGCAGATCCAGGCGGACGTGCTCGGCGTGCCGGTCGTGCGCCCGAAGGTGCTCGAGACCACCGCGCTCGGCGCGGCCTGCCTCGCGGGCCTCGCGGTCGGCACCTGGAAGGACGCCGCCGAGGTCGCCGCGAACTGGCAGGTCGACCGCGCCTTCGAGCCGTCGATGCCGCGCGATCGCGTCGATGCGCTCGTGGCCCTCTGGCAGAAGGCGGTGGAACGGAGCAAGGACTGGGCGTGA
- a CDS encoding winged helix-turn-helix transcriptional regulator, whose translation MPPSPHTVRPSIEGACACGRLRRASRALTQFYDDALASSGLRVTQFALMRSIARTGAARVSEVARAHLLDRTALSRALGPLVERGYLRVAPGRDARTREVALTRAGERALDGASADWKRAQAAVAKRLGRERLDCLIEALRDLESLHPDAVARSDRQAAT comes from the coding sequence ATGCCCCCGAGCCCGCACACCGTCCGACCGTCCATCGAAGGCGCCTGCGCCTGCGGCCGCCTGCGCCGCGCGTCGCGCGCGCTCACCCAGTTCTACGACGACGCGCTCGCGTCCTCCGGCCTGCGGGTGACGCAGTTCGCGCTGATGCGCTCGATCGCGCGCACCGGCGCGGCGCGGGTGAGCGAGGTCGCGCGCGCGCATCTCCTCGACCGCACGGCGCTCTCCCGCGCGCTCGGTCCGCTGGTCGAACGGGGTTATCTCCGCGTAGCGCCCGGACGGGACGCGCGCACGCGCGAGGTGGCGCTCACGCGCGCGGGTGAGCGGGCGCTCGACGGCGCGTCCGCGGACTGGAAGCGGGCGCAGGCCGCAGTGGCGAAGCGCCTCGGCCGCGAGCGCCTCGACTGCCTGATCGAGGCGCTGCGCGACCTCGAATCCCTCCATCCCGACGCCGTCGCGCGCTCCGATCGGCAGGCCGCAACGTGA
- a CDS encoding MFS transporter produces the protein MLVCGGLILTLGFGLRHGFGLFLQPMSSELHWGRESFALAMAVQNLVWGASQPFAGMIADKYGSGRVAAGGAVLYVLGLVLMANPIAPWSFVLATGVLIGLGLSGVSFSVILGVIGRRHSPEKRSLALGIGAAAGSFGQFALLPLTQWLLTHLGWRGALLAMAAVGLAMIPLAFGVVERKAAHAPGLRQQSAREAFREAVGHRGYVLLTVGFFVCGFQLVFIGVHLPAYLADRGFAPHVAVIALALVGLFNIFGTYTAGWLGGRMPKRWILSAIYFGRAVVIALFVWLPISLVTVYGFAVLLGLLWLSTVPLTNGIVASVFGTRYLAMLAGFTFFSHQIGSFLGAWLGGYLYDRNGSYDFVWYLSIALGIIAGLVNLPIDEREIKRTAPVPA, from the coding sequence GTGCTCGTCTGCGGCGGCCTCATCCTGACGCTCGGCTTCGGACTGCGGCACGGCTTCGGACTCTTCCTGCAGCCGATGTCCTCCGAGTTGCACTGGGGACGCGAGTCCTTCGCGCTCGCGATGGCGGTGCAGAACCTCGTGTGGGGCGCCTCCCAGCCGTTCGCCGGAATGATCGCCGACAAGTACGGCTCGGGCCGGGTCGCCGCGGGCGGCGCGGTCCTCTATGTCCTGGGACTCGTGCTGATGGCCAACCCGATCGCGCCATGGTCGTTCGTGCTGGCGACCGGCGTGCTGATCGGCCTCGGGCTCTCCGGGGTCTCGTTCTCGGTGATCCTCGGCGTGATCGGGCGGCGCCATTCGCCCGAGAAGCGCAGCCTCGCGCTCGGCATCGGCGCGGCGGCCGGATCGTTCGGCCAGTTCGCGCTGCTGCCGCTCACGCAGTGGCTCCTCACCCACCTGGGCTGGCGCGGCGCGCTCCTCGCGATGGCGGCAGTCGGCCTCGCGATGATCCCGCTCGCGTTCGGCGTCGTCGAGCGGAAGGCGGCGCATGCGCCGGGCTTGCGCCAACAGTCGGCGCGAGAAGCCTTCCGCGAGGCGGTCGGGCATCGGGGCTACGTGCTGCTCACCGTCGGATTCTTCGTGTGCGGCTTCCAGCTCGTGTTCATCGGCGTGCACCTGCCGGCCTACCTCGCCGACCGCGGCTTCGCGCCGCACGTCGCGGTGATCGCGCTCGCGCTGGTGGGCCTGTTCAACATCTTCGGCACCTACACCGCAGGCTGGCTGGGCGGCCGGATGCCGAAGCGCTGGATCCTGTCGGCGATCTACTTCGGACGCGCGGTCGTCATCGCGCTGTTCGTGTGGCTGCCGATCTCGCTCGTCACCGTCTACGGCTTCGCGGTGCTGCTCGGCCTGCTGTGGCTGTCGACCGTCCCGCTGACCAACGGCATCGTCGCGTCCGTCTTCGGCACGCGCTACCTCGCGATGCTCGCGGGCTTCACCTTCTTCAGCCACCAGATCGGCAGCTTCCTCGGCGCATGGCTCGGCGGCTACCTCTACGACCGCAACGGCAGCTACGACTTCGTCTGGTACCTGTCGATCGCGCTCGGGATCATCGCCGGACTCGTCAACCTGCCGATCGACGAGCGGGAGATCAAGCGGACGGCCCCTGTGCCGGCGTAG
- the ugpQ gene encoding glycerophosphodiester phosphodiesterase, which produces MAALPPWPYPGRCAHRGAGKLAPENTLASLRLGHAHGYRMAEIDVKLSADGVPFLLHDTTLERTTGGAGRADALNWRELSRLDAGSWHSPPYAGETIPTLAAVARWCRANGVALNIEIKPTPGRERETGAAIAIDAAALWKGSEVPPLLSSFSATALEAALETVPALPRAWLTETLPTDWRERCRALGCVALDAKQSLLRADIVREAHAAGLRVAAWTVNDAERAAELAAWGVDTVITDAVDVIT; this is translated from the coding sequence ATGGCCGCGCTGCCGCCCTGGCCGTATCCCGGGCGCTGCGCGCACCGGGGTGCCGGCAAGCTCGCGCCGGAGAACACGCTCGCGTCCCTGCGGCTCGGACACGCTCACGGCTACCGGATGGCGGAGATCGACGTCAAGCTGTCCGCCGACGGCGTGCCGTTCCTGCTGCACGACACGACGCTCGAACGCACGACCGGCGGCGCGGGCCGCGCCGATGCGCTCAACTGGCGCGAACTCTCGCGGCTCGACGCCGGGAGCTGGCACTCGCCGCCCTACGCAGGCGAGACGATCCCGACGCTCGCCGCGGTCGCGCGCTGGTGCCGCGCCAACGGTGTGGCGCTCAACATCGAGATCAAGCCGACGCCGGGCCGCGAGCGCGAGACCGGTGCGGCCATCGCGATCGACGCCGCCGCCCTGTGGAAGGGCAGCGAGGTGCCGCCGCTCCTGTCGTCGTTCTCCGCCACCGCGCTCGAGGCGGCGCTCGAGACGGTGCCCGCGCTGCCGCGCGCCTGGCTCACCGAGACCTTGCCCACCGACTGGCGCGAGCGCTGCCGCGCGCTGGGTTGCGTCGCGCTCGACGCCAAGCAATCGCTGTTGCGCGCGGACATCGTGCGCGAGGCGCACGCCGCCGGCTTGCGCGTTGCAGCGTGGACGGTGAACGACGCGGAGCGCGCAGCCGAGCTCGCCGCCTGGGGCGTCGACACCGTGATCACCGACGCCGTCGACGTCATCACGTAG
- a CDS encoding sn-glycerol-3-phosphate import ATP-binding protein UgpC, which translates to MAKVDFRDVRKSYGTLEVIHGVDARVADGEFIVIVGPSGCGKSTLLRMVAGLEPITSGEIAIGDTVVNDLEPKDRDIAMVFQNYALYPHMSVYDNMAYGLRIRGKSKAEIDVAVQRAAGILELAPLLERKPRQLSGGQRQRVAMGRAIVREPKVFLFDEPLSNLDAKLRVQMRFEIQKLHRQLGTTSLYVTHDQVEAMTLAHRMIVMNAGRAEQVGSPMEVYENPATRFVAGFIGSPSMNFLPGKGAGAGRIALEHGGIARFATGQVETGRNVIVGIRPEHLEFVDPAGAFFAGTVELVEQLGADALVHLAHGSDAAVVRRPHGEQPGAGAELHVAADPARVYLFDAQTGARIR; encoded by the coding sequence ATGGCCAAAGTCGACTTCCGCGATGTCCGCAAGAGCTACGGCACCCTCGAGGTGATCCACGGCGTCGACGCGCGCGTCGCCGACGGCGAGTTCATCGTCATCGTCGGCCCGTCGGGCTGCGGCAAGTCGACGCTGCTCCGCATGGTCGCCGGACTCGAGCCGATCACCTCCGGCGAGATCGCGATCGGCGACACCGTGGTGAACGACCTGGAGCCCAAGGACCGCGACATCGCGATGGTGTTCCAGAACTACGCGCTCTATCCGCACATGAGCGTCTACGACAACATGGCCTACGGCCTGCGCATCCGGGGTAAGTCGAAGGCCGAGATCGACGTCGCGGTCCAGCGCGCCGCGGGCATCCTCGAACTCGCGCCGTTGCTCGAACGCAAGCCGCGGCAGTTGTCCGGCGGGCAGCGGCAGCGCGTCGCGATGGGGCGCGCGATCGTGCGCGAGCCCAAGGTGTTCCTGTTCGACGAACCGCTGTCGAACCTCGATGCGAAGCTCCGCGTCCAGATGCGCTTCGAGATCCAGAAGCTGCACCGCCAGCTCGGCACGACGAGCCTGTACGTCACCCACGACCAGGTCGAGGCGATGACGCTCGCCCACCGGATGATCGTGATGAACGCCGGCCGCGCCGAGCAGGTCGGCTCGCCGATGGAGGTCTACGAGAACCCCGCCACGCGCTTCGTCGCGGGCTTCATCGGCTCGCCCTCGATGAACTTCCTGCCCGGCAAGGGCGCGGGCGCCGGGCGGATCGCGCTCGAGCACGGCGGCATCGCGCGCTTCGCGACCGGACAGGTGGAGACCGGGCGCAACGTGATCGTCGGCATCCGGCCCGAACACCTCGAGTTCGTCGATCCGGCCGGCGCGTTCTTCGCGGGCACGGTGGAACTGGTCGAGCAGCTCGGCGCCGACGCGCTCGTGCACCTCGCCCACGGCAGCGACGCCGCGGTCGTGCGGCGTCCGCACGGCGAACAGCCCGGGGCCGGCGCCGAACTCCATGTCGCCGCCGATCCGGCCCGCGTCTACCTGTTCGACGCGCAGACCGGCGCGCGCATCCGCTGA
- the ugpE gene encoding sn-glycerol-3-phosphate ABC transporter permease UgpE translates to MVENRPALTVLTHAVLWIGVAIVAFPVYVTFVASTLTAEEILAAPMPLVPGGHFIENYVQAWQSGAGNSAAPVGTMMLNSLITALVIAIGKIAISLLSAFAIVYFKFPLRNFFFWMIFVTLMLPVEVRILPTYKVVSDLGLLDSYTGLTLPLIASATATFLFRQFFLTIPDELAEAARVDGAGPMRFFVDVVVPMSRTSVAALFVIQFIYGWNQYLWPLLVTTQEDYYTTAIGIKRMIAGGGDAATEWHLVMATAMMAMIPPALVVILMQRWFVKGLVETEK, encoded by the coding sequence ATGGTCGAGAACCGCCCGGCGCTGACGGTCCTCACGCACGCGGTGCTGTGGATCGGCGTGGCGATCGTCGCCTTTCCGGTCTACGTGACCTTCGTCGCGTCGACGCTCACCGCGGAGGAGATCCTCGCCGCGCCGATGCCGCTCGTCCCCGGCGGGCACTTCATCGAGAACTACGTGCAGGCGTGGCAGAGCGGCGCGGGCAACTCGGCGGCGCCGGTCGGGACGATGATGCTGAACAGCCTGATCACGGCGCTCGTCATCGCGATCGGCAAGATCGCGATCTCGCTGCTCTCCGCGTTCGCGATCGTCTACTTCAAGTTCCCGCTGCGGAACTTCTTCTTCTGGATGATCTTCGTCACGCTGATGCTGCCGGTCGAGGTCCGCATCCTGCCGACCTACAAGGTGGTCTCCGACCTGGGCCTCCTCGACAGCTACACCGGGCTCACGCTGCCGCTGATCGCGTCGGCCACCGCGACCTTCCTGTTCCGCCAGTTCTTCCTCACGATCCCCGACGAACTCGCCGAGGCGGCGCGCGTCGACGGTGCCGGCCCGATGCGCTTCTTCGTCGACGTCGTCGTGCCGATGTCGCGGACGAGCGTGGCGGCGCTCTTCGTGATCCAGTTCATCTACGGCTGGAACCAGTACCTGTGGCCGCTGCTCGTCACGACGCAGGAGGACTACTACACCACCGCGATCGGCATCAAGCGGATGATCGCGGGCGGCGGCGACGCCGCGACCGAGTGGCACCTGGTGATGGCCACGGCGATGATGGCGATGATCCCGCCCGCCCTCGTCGTGATCCTGATGCAGCGCTGGTTCGTCAAGGGACTGGTCGAGACCGAGAAATAG